A genomic segment from Armatimonadota bacterium encodes:
- the kdsD gene encoding arabinose-5-phosphate isomerase yields the protein MIDIAREVLRTEAQSILRLIDRLDERFVQAVQMILSCKGRVVATGMGKSGAIARKVAATFASTGTPSFFLHPAEGVHGDLGMVTTDDVVLALSTSGETDELLAILPALKRIGVKLIAMVGRTESTLAQAADVVLDVSVEREACPFNLAPTASTTAMLAMGDALAITVMQERRFTPEDFAVFHPAGTLGRRLLLRVHDVMRTGDSVAIVPKNRPLRDVLFAITRANAGAACIVNDDGTLAGIITDGDIRRHLLRDVGSLDRPAEQLMTCTPYVIEGNPLAIEALHLFESLPVKIGEMPVLDEQRKPIGMLMLKDLLRTGIV from the coding sequence ATGATAGATATAGCCAGAGAGGTATTGCGCACGGAGGCGCAGAGCATCCTGCGCCTGATAGACCGTCTGGACGAGCGGTTCGTGCAGGCGGTGCAGATGATTCTCTCCTGCAAAGGCAGAGTGGTCGCCACGGGCATGGGCAAGTCGGGCGCGATTGCCCGCAAGGTTGCCGCCACCTTTGCCAGCACAGGCACGCCCAGCTTCTTCCTGCACCCTGCGGAGGGCGTTCACGGCGACCTGGGCATGGTCACTACCGACGATGTGGTGCTGGCGCTCTCCACCAGCGGAGAGACAGACGAACTGCTGGCGATACTGCCTGCGCTGAAGCGAATCGGCGTGAAGCTCATCGCGATGGTCGGGCGCACCGAGTCCACGCTGGCACAGGCGGCGGACGTGGTACTGGACGTATCGGTGGAACGGGAGGCGTGTCCCTTCAACCTCGCGCCCACGGCAAGCACCACGGCAATGCTGGCTATGGGCGACGCGCTGGCGATCACCGTTATGCAGGAGCGACGCTTTACCCCTGAGGACTTCGCGGTGTTCCATCCAGCGGGCACACTGGGCAGGCGGTTGTTGCTGCGTGTGCACGACGTGATGCGCACCGGGGATAGCGTGGCGATAGTGCCCAAAAACCGTCCTCTGCGCGATGTGCTGTTCGCTATCACCCGAGCCAACGCGGGGGCGGCGTGCATCGTGAACGACGATGGCACACTGGCAGGCATCATCACCGACGGCGACATCCGCCGACACCTGCTGCGCGACGTGGGTAGCCTGGACCGCCCCGCCGAGCAGCTGATGACCTGCACGCCCTACGTCATCGAGGGCAACCCTCTGGCGATAGAGGCGTTACACCTGTTCGAGAGCCTGCCGGTGAAAATCGGCGAGATGCCCGTGCTGGATGAGCAACGCAAGCCCATCGGGATGCTGATGCTGAAAGACCTGTTACGAACGGGGATCGTGTAG
- a CDS encoding 2-dehydro-3-deoxy-phosphogluconate aldolase, with product MRTAKIPTEGVIAMQEVVRDLLAQRVVGILRLPQSDLALRALEVAIEHGLQAVEVTMTTPNATEILREARKRWDGKALVGAGTVLDAESAEQVVEAGAQFVVSPILDAGMVETALKAGVVPIPGVFSPTEIVQAYRLGAPIVKVFPAVTLGTAFFKEVKAPLPQIPLMAVGGLNAHNAAEYLHAGADMVGVGGALFPKAAILAGEFEGVAQTAEALASLRHLHLEHL from the coding sequence ATGCGTACCGCGAAAATCCCCACCGAGGGGGTGATTGCTATGCAAGAAGTTGTCCGGGATCTCCTTGCGCAACGGGTGGTGGGCATTCTGCGCCTGCCGCAGTCCGACCTTGCCCTGCGCGCGCTGGAAGTAGCTATTGAACACGGTTTGCAAGCGGTGGAAGTCACCATGACCACGCCGAACGCCACCGAGATTCTGCGCGAGGCACGCAAGCGCTGGGATGGGAAAGCACTGGTTGGTGCGGGCACCGTTCTGGATGCCGAGAGTGCCGAGCAGGTGGTGGAGGCGGGAGCGCAGTTCGTGGTGTCGCCCATACTGGATGCCGGTATGGTAGAAACCGCGCTGAAGGCGGGCGTTGTGCCTATCCCGGGCGTCTTTAGCCCCACGGAAATCGTGCAAGCCTATCGCCTGGGCGCACCCATCGTGAAGGTGTTCCCCGCAGTGACTCTGGGCACGGCGTTTTTCAAGGAGGTGAAGGCTCCTCTACCGCAGATACCGCTGATGGCGGTGGGTGGCTTGAATGCGCACAACGCTGCCGAATACCTGCACGCAGGCGCGGACATGGTAGGGGTAGGCGGTGCACTCTTCCCAAAGGCGGCGATACTGGCAGGGGAGTTTGAGGGGGTGGCGCAGACGGCAGAAGCGCTGGCATCTCTGCGCCATCTGCATCTCGAGCACCTCTGA
- a CDS encoding gamma-glutamyltranspeptidase, with the protein MTYRGVVVARNGAVATSQPLATAVGLHVLQEGGNFVDAALAISAVLTVVEPYNSHLGGDAFVIVYDARTRQTHALNASGPAPRGATREHFRDGIPLRGIGSASVPGLVSAWALLQERYATRELSDLLQPAIRYAQQGFPAGYRYSQVFASHEQVLRQFPITWRELLPDGELPYPGKMMTQPQLGWTLNRIATAGPMDFYRGEIAERILRHCQHHGGLFTEEDLAQPPAEWLEPLRVEYRGYTLHAQPPVSQGHILAQMLNLLEGYDLRSMGALSAQVIHLQVEAKKLAFADRHAYLGDPRFVDVPMDILLSKEYAQRRRQQIDPNRAAADVTAGELEHDTTYFCVVDRWGNAISFIQSIFHSFGCAEVAEGTGILFNNRMTGFSLDPDSPNVLEPGKRTAHTLNAYLLTRGDDLAFVGGTPGGDVQVQSNTQMICNLIDFGMNPQEAVEAPRWQHDPEGLKIERRVPADTLQALERKGHRVLLLPEWGQSGAVQVIAVHPESKALLAGSDPRCDGHAAGW; encoded by the coding sequence ATGACCTATCGTGGCGTGGTGGTGGCGCGAAACGGCGCGGTAGCTACTTCCCAACCGCTGGCGACAGCAGTGGGGCTCCACGTGCTACAAGAGGGCGGAAATTTTGTGGATGCCGCGCTGGCAATCAGCGCGGTGTTGACGGTGGTAGAGCCGTACAACAGCCATCTGGGCGGTGATGCGTTTGTCATCGTGTACGACGCCCGCACGCGCCAGACACATGCGCTGAACGCTTCCGGCCCCGCCCCGCGTGGAGCGACGCGCGAACACTTCCGAGACGGCATTCCTCTGCGCGGAATTGGGAGTGCCTCGGTGCCGGGGTTGGTTTCTGCATGGGCACTCTTGCAGGAGCGCTACGCCACACGCGAGCTCTCCGACCTGCTGCAGCCTGCCATCCGCTATGCACAACAGGGCTTCCCTGCAGGCTACCGATACAGTCAGGTCTTCGCCTCACACGAGCAGGTACTCCGGCAGTTTCCCATCACCTGGCGCGAGCTGCTTCCCGATGGCGAACTGCCCTACCCGGGCAAGATGATGACGCAACCGCAGCTCGGCTGGACGCTCAACCGCATCGCCACTGCCGGACCGATGGACTTCTACCGCGGCGAGATTGCCGAGCGCATCCTGCGACACTGCCAGCACCACGGCGGGCTGTTTACCGAAGAAGACCTTGCCCAGCCGCCCGCGGAGTGGCTGGAACCGCTTCGCGTGGAGTATCGTGGGTACACGTTGCATGCCCAGCCGCCCGTTTCGCAGGGGCACATCCTCGCGCAGATGCTGAACCTGCTGGAAGGCTACGACCTGCGCAGCATGGGGGCGTTGAGCGCGCAGGTGATCCACCTGCAGGTAGAAGCGAAAAAGCTCGCCTTCGCGGACAGGCATGCCTACCTCGGTGACCCGCGCTTCGTGGACGTGCCAATGGACATCTTGCTGAGCAAAGAGTATGCGCAGCGACGCAGGCAACAGATAGACCCGAACCGCGCCGCCGCCGACGTGACCGCGGGCGAGCTGGAACATGACACCACCTACTTCTGCGTGGTAGACCGCTGGGGCAACGCTATCTCCTTTATCCAGAGTATTTTTCACTCCTTCGGCTGTGCGGAGGTCGCAGAAGGCACGGGCATCCTGTTCAACAACCGCATGACCGGCTTTTCCTTAGACCCTGACAGCCCCAATGTGCTGGAGCCGGGCAAGCGCACCGCACACACACTCAACGCCTACTTGCTGACGCGCGGCGACGATCTGGCTTTCGTGGGCGGCACGCCGGGTGGCGACGTGCAGGTGCAGAGCAACACGCAGATGATCTGCAACCTGATAGACTTCGGCATGAACCCGCAAGAGGCAGTGGAAGCCCCCCGCTGGCAACATGACCCGGAGGGACTGAAGATCGAACGTCGCGTTCCTGCGGACACTCTGCAGGCTCTGGAGCGCAAGGGGCATCGCGTGCTGTTGCTGCCCGAATGGGGACAGTCGGGTGCAGTGCAGGTGATCGCTGTACACCCGGAAAGCAAGGCTCTGCTGGCTGGCTCCGACCCCCGCTGTGACGGTCACGCAGCAGGGTGGTAA
- a CDS encoding copper-translocating P-type ATPase: MPPQEIRLHIEGMTCAACVARVERALQRVPGVQEAIVNLATESATVHADPQSVQIEQLLQAVEMTGYTAQPITEETPAPLPSEHAAQELHHARRRLLVSVLLTLPVFALSMAVHHPSYMLKLLLLALTTPVQFLIGAPFYVKAWYALRARSANMETLIVLGTSAAYFYSLAATFWIDGAVYYETAAVIITLVTFGKYLEARAKGRARQAIERLMRLAPQEATRIHDGKEERIPVSAVRAGDLLCVRSGEAIPVDGEVVDGFATVDESMLTGESVPVEKHAGDSVAAGTLNTDGVLVVRAHRVGADTLLAQIVRAVERAQEAKAPVQRLADAVAAVFVPVVLLIALGTFAVWLLVLKAGFTVAMIHAVGVLVIACPCALGLATPTAVLVGTGRGAELGVLVKDAETLERARQVDTVLLDKTGTLTLGKPRVHHIETWNGMGKEDLLKLAAAAESGSTHPFGQAIVQFAQEQRIPVPATNGFRAVAGGGVLAEVDGRRLAVGSARLLEAEGITIHPQAQQRVQALQSQGYTTVLVAVDDEVTGVLALRDEPHPTAREAVDRLQAMGLEVWMVTGDQRVVAEAIAQEVGICPERVLAEVLPQGKAEAVAKLQSQRHRVAFVGDGINDAPALAQADVGIAMGEGTDVALESADIALLGSDLRGVATALKLSHATVRTIRQNLFFAFVYNVLGIPLAAMGYLSPMLAALAMSLSSVSVVTNALRLRRAV, translated from the coding sequence ATGCCCCCACAGGAGATTCGTTTACACATCGAAGGGATGACCTGCGCGGCGTGTGTGGCGCGGGTGGAGCGCGCGCTCCAAAGGGTGCCCGGCGTGCAGGAGGCCATCGTCAACCTCGCCACCGAGAGCGCGACCGTGCACGCCGACCCGCAATCCGTGCAGATAGAACAGCTGCTGCAAGCGGTGGAGATGACGGGATATACCGCACAGCCCATCACCGAAGAAACCCCTGCTCCCCTGCCCTCCGAACATGCCGCACAGGAGTTGCATCACGCCCGCCGTCGCCTGCTGGTGAGTGTACTGCTGACCTTGCCTGTGTTTGCGCTCAGCATGGCGGTGCATCATCCTTCCTACATGCTGAAACTGCTCCTGCTGGCACTCACCACCCCGGTGCAGTTCCTCATCGGCGCGCCGTTCTATGTAAAGGCGTGGTACGCGCTCCGCGCACGCAGCGCAAACATGGAGACGCTGATTGTGCTGGGCACATCCGCCGCCTACTTCTACAGCCTCGCCGCCACCTTCTGGATAGATGGAGCAGTGTACTACGAGACGGCGGCGGTCATTATCACGCTCGTCACCTTCGGCAAATATCTCGAGGCGCGGGCGAAGGGACGCGCCCGCCAGGCGATTGAACGGCTAATGCGCCTTGCGCCACAGGAAGCCACACGAATCCACGACGGCAAGGAGGAGCGCATCCCCGTGTCCGCCGTGCGTGCAGGCGACTTGCTGTGTGTGCGCAGCGGCGAGGCGATACCGGTGGACGGCGAGGTGGTAGACGGCTTCGCCACGGTGGACGAGAGTATGCTCACAGGCGAAAGCGTGCCGGTGGAGAAGCACGCAGGCGATAGCGTGGCGGCAGGCACGCTGAATACCGACGGCGTGCTGGTGGTTCGCGCGCATCGGGTGGGGGCAGATACCCTGCTGGCGCAAATTGTGCGGGCGGTGGAGCGGGCGCAGGAGGCGAAGGCTCCCGTGCAGCGGCTGGCGGACGCAGTTGCTGCCGTGTTCGTGCCGGTGGTACTGCTGATTGCGCTGGGCACGTTCGCGGTATGGTTGCTGGTGCTGAAGGCAGGCTTCACTGTGGCGATGATACACGCAGTGGGCGTGCTGGTCATTGCCTGTCCATGTGCGTTAGGACTGGCGACGCCCACAGCGGTGCTGGTGGGCACAGGCAGAGGGGCGGAGCTGGGCGTGCTGGTCAAAGATGCGGAAACCCTGGAACGCGCTCGCCAGGTGGACACCGTGCTTCTGGACAAAACAGGCACACTGACGCTCGGCAAACCCCGGGTGCACCATATCGAAACGTGGAACGGCATGGGAAAGGAAGACCTGCTGAAGCTGGCAGCAGCGGCGGAGTCTGGCTCCACGCACCCGTTTGGGCAGGCGATTGTGCAGTTTGCACAAGAACAGAGGATACCGGTGCCCGCCACGAACGGCTTTCGCGCTGTTGCTGGTGGCGGCGTGCTGGCGGAGGTGGATGGGCGTCGCCTGGCGGTCGGCTCCGCGCGTCTGCTCGAAGCAGAGGGAATAACCATCCACCCACAGGCTCAGCAAAGGGTACAGGCTCTGCAATCACAGGGGTACACGACGGTGCTGGTGGCGGTGGATGATGAGGTCACGGGAGTACTTGCCCTGCGTGATGAACCGCACCCGACAGCACGGGAAGCGGTTGACCGGCTACAGGCAATGGGTCTGGAGGTATGGATGGTCACTGGCGACCAGCGGGTGGTGGCGGAAGCCATCGCGCAGGAAGTGGGCATCTGCCCGGAGCGGGTACTAGCAGAGGTGCTACCACAGGGCAAGGCGGAAGCCGTAGCGAAGTTGCAAAGTCAGAGGCACAGGGTGGCTTTCGTGGGCGACGGCATCAACGATGCCCCTGCTCTGGCGCAGGCGGATGTGGGTATCGCGATGGGCGAAGGTACCGACGTGGCACTGGAAAGCGCAGACATCGCCTTGCTGGGCAGCGACCTGCGTGGGGTGGCAACCGCGCTGAAACTGTCACACGCCACGGTGCGCACGATACGCCAGAACCTCTTTTTCGCCTTTGTGTATAATGTACTGGGTATCCCTCTGGCGGCGATGGGCTATCTCAGCCCGATGCTCGCCGCGCTGGCGATGAGCCTGAGTTCGGTATCGGTGGTCACGAACGCCCTGCGCTTGCGTCGTGCAGTCTAA
- a CDS encoding peptide ABC transporter substrate-binding protein — protein MRRYVTLLVGALLVLPFAVGCGKRQASAPPAQNVLRYALTTEPTTFDPALVRDGPTIDMLFHVFEGLVQWDENNRLRPNLAEHWEVSNGGRTYTFHLKRGVKFHNGREVTAEDFKYSIERACDPELASPVSATYLNDIVGAMDKLNRKAKEVKGVEVVDKYTLRITIDHPKAYFLAKLTYPTAYAVCREAIEQGGDEVNGRRLRINERCAIGTGPFRVSQYLPGSKVVLTANKDYHGGAPKLDGIERPIVLDASTRHAMYERGDLDIVDVQKGDLLRDQQDPVLSKELHTFDRAAVFYLGLNQNVFPPFQDRRVRLALAYATDKDAIVRVALMGVPQKANGIIPPGVLGHDPEFQGIPYDPEKARQLLAEAGYPGGRGFPTLTLTFREKTPDLRRTAEMIKEQYRKELGINVELREMEWGAFLDALDRKELPFVHLRWAADYLDAQNFLSVMLRTGAPENVVGYSNPRFDALCDRADREQDEQKRVQLYREAERIAVTEDVPWITLYFQRDVELIKPYVKGIRDSLMGHLPHVTTFIER, from the coding sequence GTGCGACGATACGTCACTCTGCTTGTGGGAGCTCTGCTGGTGCTACCCTTTGCTGTGGGTTGTGGCAAGCGGCAGGCTTCTGCGCCGCCAGCTCAAAACGTGCTGCGTTATGCTCTCACGACCGAACCTACCACCTTCGACCCCGCCCTGGTGCGTGATGGACCCACGATCGACATGCTCTTCCACGTGTTCGAGGGGCTGGTGCAATGGGATGAGAACAACCGCTTGCGTCCCAATCTGGCGGAGCACTGGGAGGTCAGCAACGGCGGACGTACCTACACCTTCCACCTGAAGCGCGGGGTGAAGTTCCACAACGGGCGCGAGGTGACCGCGGAGGACTTCAAATACTCCATCGAACGCGCCTGCGACCCCGAGCTGGCTTCGCCGGTGTCCGCTACCTACCTGAACGATATCGTGGGCGCGATGGACAAGTTGAACCGCAAAGCCAAAGAGGTGAAGGGTGTAGAGGTGGTGGACAAATACACCCTGCGTATCACTATCGATCACCCGAAGGCGTACTTCCTGGCGAAGCTCACATACCCCACCGCCTACGCGGTGTGCCGCGAGGCGATCGAGCAGGGTGGCGACGAGGTCAACGGCAGGCGCCTGCGCATCAATGAGCGGTGCGCCATCGGCACGGGACCTTTTCGGGTAAGCCAGTATCTGCCCGGTTCCAAAGTGGTGCTGACCGCGAACAAGGACTATCATGGTGGCGCACCCAAACTGGACGGCATCGAGCGTCCCATTGTGCTGGATGCCAGCACTCGCCACGCCATGTATGAGCGAGGCGACCTGGACATTGTGGATGTGCAAAAAGGGGATTTACTGCGCGACCAGCAAGACCCGGTGCTGAGCAAAGAGCTGCACACCTTTGATCGCGCGGCAGTGTTTTACCTGGGGTTGAATCAGAACGTGTTCCCGCCGTTTCAAGACCGTCGGGTGCGCCTTGCCTTAGCCTATGCTACCGATAAGGACGCTATTGTGAGAGTCGCGTTGATGGGCGTGCCGCAGAAGGCGAACGGTATCATCCCGCCGGGTGTGCTGGGGCACGACCCGGAGTTCCAGGGTATCCCGTACGACCCTGAGAAGGCGCGTCAATTGCTCGCGGAAGCGGGTTACCCCGGAGGCAGGGGCTTTCCCACCCTCACGTTAACCTTCCGCGAGAAGACGCCCGATCTGCGCCGTACTGCCGAGATGATCAAAGAGCAGTACCGCAAAGAACTGGGCATCAACGTGGAACTGCGCGAGATGGAGTGGGGAGCGTTCCTGGACGCCTTAGACCGCAAGGAACTGCCTTTCGTCCACCTGCGCTGGGCGGCGGACTACCTGGACGCGCAGAACTTCCTGTCGGTGATGCTACGTACCGGCGCGCCTGAGAACGTGGTGGGTTATAGCAACCCGCGCTTCGATGCACTGTGCGACCGGGCGGACAGGGAACAGGACGAACAGAAACGTGTCCAGCTCTACCGCGAAGCGGAGCGGATTGCGGTGACGGAAGATGTGCCGTGGATCACCCTCTACTTCCAGCGCGATGTGGAGCTAATCAAACCTTACGTGAAGGGCATCCGCGACTCGCTGATGGGTCACCTGCCACACGTGACCACATTCATAGAGCGGTGA
- a CDS encoding phytanoyl-CoA dioxygenase: MKVVMGIRELEMGGKYLGTLRDANVLMGNMDALRARMQEDGYLLFRRLHDPQKVKAARRVLLENLAANGQVDMRHPLDEGVIAEGARGSFLGGAKAVTHTPAFLAVVESPEVMQFFSDFLGAPAITFHYKWLRAVGTGEFTGAHYDIVYMGRGTTNLYTMWTPLGDVPLEKGPLAILEGSHRLEQLKQSYGRVDVDRDRVDGWFSKDPVEVVDKFGGRWLTTEFEAGDAIIFGMFTLHGSLNNVTNTYRLSCDTRYQRADEPADERWIGENPKGHEVLGKERVLTVDEARQRWGL, translated from the coding sequence ATGAAGGTAGTCATGGGCATCCGCGAGCTGGAGATGGGCGGTAAGTATCTGGGTACCTTACGTGACGCCAATGTGCTGATGGGCAATATGGACGCTTTGCGAGCGCGTATGCAAGAAGACGGCTACCTGCTCTTCCGGCGTCTGCATGACCCTCAGAAGGTGAAAGCGGCGCGACGAGTACTTCTGGAAAACCTCGCGGCGAACGGACAGGTCGACATGCGCCATCCACTGGACGAGGGAGTGATTGCAGAGGGAGCGCGTGGATCGTTTCTAGGCGGTGCGAAAGCGGTCACCCATACCCCCGCGTTTCTGGCGGTGGTCGAGTCGCCCGAGGTCATGCAGTTCTTCAGCGATTTTCTGGGCGCGCCTGCCATCACCTTCCACTACAAATGGTTGCGGGCAGTGGGCACGGGGGAGTTTACAGGTGCGCATTACGACATCGTCTACATGGGCAGAGGTACGACCAACCTGTACACCATGTGGACGCCTCTGGGAGATGTGCCTCTGGAAAAGGGACCTCTGGCGATACTGGAGGGCTCCCACCGGCTTGAACAGCTCAAGCAGAGCTACGGCAGGGTGGACGTAGACCGTGACAGGGTGGACGGTTGGTTCTCCAAGGACCCGGTGGAGGTGGTGGACAAGTTCGGCGGTCGGTGGCTGACTACTGAGTTCGAAGCGGGCGATGCCATCATTTTCGGCATGTTCACCCTGCATGGCTCTTTGAACAATGTCACCAATACCTACCGCCTCAGCTGCGACACCCGCTACCAGCGTGCGGACGAGCCTGCCGATGAACGGTGGATAGGAGAGAACCCGAAAGGACACGAGGTGCTGGGCAAAGAGCGCGTGCTGACTGTGGATGAGGCACGCCAGCGATGGGGTCTGTAG
- a CDS encoding N-acylmannosamine kinase, with amino-acid sequence MADTPYIVGVDIGGTKVACVLADEEGNILARQWQPTRAHAGWQVVVQQLFEMTERVLEGVSREQVRGIGISCGGPLDSQKGIVYSPPNLPGWDAVPIRQLFEERFGLPARLENDANATALAEHRFGAGRGTRNMVFMTWGTGIGGGLILDGRLYHGTNDLAGEIGHTTVLLDGPPCGCGKRGCLEALASGPSIARRARELADDSPESLVWQRTSPEEVTAQHVVEAALEGDTFARFVLAEAATYMGIGIANVAQILNPERVVLGTIAVKAGDLVLEPLRRALEVHAWSRVREVLQVVPAQLGDRAQDLAAVCLWLED; translated from the coding sequence ATGGCGGACACGCCCTATATCGTCGGGGTAGACATCGGCGGCACGAAAGTGGCGTGCGTGCTGGCGGATGAGGAGGGCAACATCCTCGCCCGGCAGTGGCAGCCCACCCGCGCCCACGCAGGCTGGCAGGTGGTCGTGCAGCAGCTGTTCGAGATGACCGAGCGGGTCCTGGAAGGGGTATCTCGCGAGCAGGTACGCGGCATCGGCATCTCGTGTGGGGGACCGCTGGATAGCCAGAAAGGCATCGTTTACTCGCCGCCGAATCTGCCCGGCTGGGACGCTGTGCCTATCAGACAGCTGTTTGAAGAGCGTTTCGGTTTGCCTGCGCGCCTTGAAAACGATGCCAACGCCACTGCGCTGGCAGAACACCGCTTCGGTGCGGGGCGGGGCACGCGCAACATGGTGTTTATGACGTGGGGCACAGGTATCGGTGGCGGGCTGATACTGGACGGCAGGCTCTATCACGGCACGAATGACCTCGCCGGTGAGATCGGACACACCACCGTGCTGCTGGACGGTCCGCCGTGTGGATGTGGGAAACGCGGTTGCCTGGAGGCGCTTGCTTCGGGACCGTCCATCGCCCGCCGCGCGAGAGAGCTTGCTGACGACTCGCCGGAAAGCCTCGTGTGGCAGCGCACCTCGCCCGAGGAGGTCACCGCCCAGCACGTGGTAGAGGCAGCGCTGGAGGGCGACACCTTTGCGCGGTTCGTGCTGGCGGAGGCGGCAACATACATGGGCATCGGCATCGCCAACGTGGCGCAGATACTGAACCCCGAACGGGTGGTGCTGGGCACGATTGCCGTCAAAGCGGGTGACCTGGTGCTGGAACCATTGCGCCGCGCGCTGGAGGTGCACGCCTGGAGCAGGGTACGCGAGGTGCTGCAGGTGGTGCCCGCCCAGCTGGGCGATCGGGCGCAGGACCTGGCAGCGGTTTGCCTGTGGTTGGAAGATTAA
- a CDS encoding glutaredoxin, which translates to MAILTDKDKTAVRERLSKMVHPVKMIVFAPATNLIAPGRRECAFCTELRELMGELAELHDKLQVEFVDPYTDPVRAAAYDLKQDGQGYLVPAIVLTGLQNGEEVDYGIRFYGIPAGYEFATLLEDILMISTGEHHLAPQVLDEVTKIDKPIDMMVFVTPTCPYCPRAVLTAHQFAFVNPNIRGSMIEAMEFEQLSQDWNVYGVPKTVINEVVEFEGAMPDNMVLRYLENALVKA; encoded by the coding sequence ATGGCTATTCTGACCGACAAAGATAAGACGGCGGTGCGCGAGCGGTTGAGCAAAATGGTCCACCCCGTCAAGATGATCGTCTTCGCGCCTGCCACTAACCTGATAGCGCCGGGGCGACGGGAATGCGCCTTCTGCACGGAGCTGCGCGAGCTGATGGGCGAACTGGCAGAGCTGCATGACAAACTGCAGGTAGAGTTCGTGGACCCGTACACCGACCCTGTGCGCGCAGCAGCATACGACCTGAAGCAGGATGGACAGGGCTACCTTGTACCAGCCATCGTGCTGACCGGCTTGCAGAACGGCGAAGAGGTGGACTATGGCATTCGATTCTACGGCATCCCCGCCGGCTACGAGTTCGCCACCCTGCTGGAGGATATCCTGATGATTTCTACCGGCGAACACCACCTGGCACCGCAGGTGCTAGACGAGGTGACCAAAATCGACAAGCCGATAGACATGATGGTATTCGTTACGCCGACCTGTCCGTACTGCCCCCGTGCGGTGCTCACGGCACACCAGTTCGCCTTCGTCAACCCGAATATCCGGGGCTCGATGATCGAGGCGATGGAGTTCGAGCAGCTGAGCCAAGACTGGAACGTATACGGCGTGCCCAAGACCGTCATCAACGAAGTGGTGGAGTTCGAAGGGGCGATGCCTGACAATATGGTCTTGCGTTACCTCGAAAACGCGCTGGTGAAGGCATAG